The following are encoded together in the Alphaproteobacteria bacterium genome:
- the map gene encoding type I methionyl aminopeptidase, with product MNTLDEYDDLDELASMDTRSITIHSPEDFEGMRKAGQPAAQVLDMLTEHVEPGITTEYINQLAHEMIVNAGATPAPLNYRGFPKSVCTSVNHVVCHGIPEDKKLKSGDIVNIDVTVIVDGWHGDTSRMYWVGKPKIMAQRLTDITYEATMRGIEQVKPGATTGDIGHAIQSFVESHNYSVVRDYCGHGLGKVFHAAPNILHYGRPGTGAELKEGMFFTVEPMVNVGKAATILSKHDDWTVTTRDKSLSAQFEHSLAVTKDGYEIFTRSPKGLHHPPYTA from the coding sequence ATGAACACACTTGATGAATATGATGATTTGGATGAACTAGCCAGCATGGACACGCGCAGCATAACAATACACAGCCCCGAAGATTTTGAAGGTATGCGCAAGGCTGGGCAACCTGCCGCACAAGTGCTGGATATGCTAACCGAACATGTGGAACCTGGTATTACCACCGAATATATCAATCAATTAGCGCATGAGATGATTGTTAATGCGGGCGCTACCCCTGCCCCGCTAAATTATCGCGGGTTTCCAAAATCTGTTTGCACGTCGGTAAACCACGTGGTGTGCCACGGCATACCAGAAGATAAAAAACTCAAATCCGGTGATATTGTAAATATTGATGTAACAGTAATTGTTGACGGATGGCACGGCGACACCAGCCGCATGTATTGGGTAGGCAAGCCAAAAATTATGGCACAGCGTCTTACAGACATAACTTATGAAGCCACCATGCGCGGTATTGAACAAGTCAAACCTGGCGCGACCACCGGCGATATTGGCCACGCAATACAAAGCTTTGTAGAAAGTCATAATTACAGCGTTGTACGCGATTATTGCGGCCACGGCCTGGGAAAAGTTTTTCACGCCGCGCCCAATATTCTGCATTATGGCCGCCCGGGTACAGGTGCAGAGCTAAAAGAAGGCATGTTTTTTACTGTCGAGCCTATGGTAAATGTGGGTAAAGCCGCCACTATCTTAAGCAAACATGATGATTGGACAGTTACAACACGCGATAAATCGCTATCGGCACAATTTGAGCATTCTCTTGCTGTCACTAAAGACGGCTACGAAATATTTACACGTTCTCCTAAAGGGTTACATCACCCACCCTACACTGCTTAA
- the radC gene encoding DNA repair protein RadC: MTTKEKPHYIGHRQRLRERFLKGGNAALADYELIEMILFSAHPRGDVKPLAKKLLTQYGSFSKVITLSPTELKQIDGVGDAVIAAFMTIQAATERLLREQVVNRPLIQSWSALLDYSKATMGYKKIEEFRILFLNRRNELMHDEVQQKGTIDHTPVYVREVVKRALELGAASIILMHNHPSGEAKPSKADIDITNQVVNAAKGVGISVHDHVIITENAHYSFRANGII, from the coding sequence ATGACTACTAAAGAAAAGCCTCACTATATTGGTCATCGTCAACGTTTGCGTGAGCGCTTCTTAAAAGGCGGTAATGCAGCTTTGGCAGATTATGAGCTTATCGAAATGATATTGTTTTCCGCGCATCCGCGTGGTGATGTTAAGCCATTAGCAAAAAAACTACTGACGCAATATGGTAGTTTTTCCAAAGTTATCACGCTTTCGCCCACCGAATTGAAGCAAATTGACGGCGTTGGTGATGCAGTGATCGCAGCATTCATGACAATACAGGCTGCTACCGAGAGGTTATTGCGCGAGCAAGTAGTAAATCGCCCACTCATTCAAAGCTGGAGCGCTTTGCTAGACTACAGCAAAGCCACGATGGGATACAAAAAAATTGAAGAATTCCGCATTCTGTTCCTCAATCGACGTAATGAATTGATGCATGATGAAGTGCAACAAAAAGGCACAATAGACCACACACCTGTATACGTCCGTGAAGTCGTAAAACGTGCATTAGAGCTAGGCGCGGCATCCATTATTCTTATGCACAACCACCCCAGCGGCGAAGCAAAGCCCTCCAAAGCCGATATTGACATTACAAATCAGGTGGTAAACGCCGCAAAAGGCGTAGGAATTTCAGTGCATGATCACGTTATTATTACCGAAAATGCGCATTATTCATTTCGCGCTAATGGGATAATTTAG
- a CDS encoding OmpA family protein codes for MLRMIKTATLAASIAAVMTAGATAHMGNNNKIPAFDQNSLTVLDERGNCVLTKWDGMGNECGGKTDKAWRTVYFAFDSAVLRPESKEKLDRLYAKLNDESQNILRANIVGYADEIGTNDYNYKLSQRRADAVHGYLKGRGYQNADVTEIRALGERPDNNCPTTMKRKARIACLWEDRRVEIELEYLNKYRPIMR; via the coding sequence ATGCTCCGTATGATTAAAACTGCTACTCTTGCTGCTTCTATCGCAGCTGTAATGACCGCCGGCGCTACCGCGCACATGGGCAACAACAACAAAATCCCAGCATTTGACCAAAACAGCCTGACCGTTCTTGACGAGCGCGGCAACTGCGTTTTGACCAAATGGGACGGAATGGGCAATGAATGCGGTGGAAAAACCGATAAAGCATGGCGCACCGTGTATTTTGCATTCGATTCTGCTGTACTTCGCCCGGAATCTAAAGAAAAACTCGATCGTTTGTATGCTAAACTCAACGATGAGTCGCAAAACATTTTGCGCGCCAACATCGTAGGTTATGCCGATGAAATTGGTACCAACGATTACAACTATAAATTGTCGCAGCGTCGCGCTGATGCTGTTCATGGTTACCTTAAAGGTCGTGGCTATCAAAATGCCGACGTAACCGAGATTCGCGCTTTGGGTGAACGCCCTGACAATAACTGCCCAACCACAATGAAGCGCAAGGCACGCATCGCCTGCCTTTGGGAAGATCGTCGCGTTGAGATCGAACTCGAATATCTGAACAAATATCGCCCAATTATGCGCTAA